The Meiothermus ruber DSM 1279 genome includes the window CGCAACCTGCAGCGCGCACGATAGGCAGAATCGGTTTCTGTGTCAATCGCGGCCTCCAGGATTTCCGTATTGCTCACGCTTACGCCGGGCAGTGGGGTAAACATTACTGTTGCCGAGCCGAGGGGCAGATTGTACGCTGCGCCCGGACGTTCGGCTCTAAATTCCAATTCGAGCGTCCCCCCCAGCGGCAACGTGCCGCCGCTGAGATTATTGAATCGCAGGCCCTGCGCATCGCCCACCCAGAGCTGACCCGGCTGGATGCTATATGGACCAAAGCCGGTCTGGGCAGTCAGCGTAAATTTTTGTCGCGCAAATGTGGCCTGCTTGCGGCTCAGGCCGTAGGCGCTCTGGCCCAGCAAGTCCAGGTAATCGCCCTCGGCAAAATCCAAAAACCCCGATTTGGCGATTTGCAACCGCAGCGCCTCGAGGTCGGCAATCCCGGCAGCCTGCAACTCCACCAGGGTTCGCTGGACGCTTCCTTCTACCCAGTCGGTGGGGGGGTAGCCCTTGGCCTGCAGGAAGGCAATCAGCGCGGCCAGCACCTGGTCGCGGCTGCGGGGCTGCAGCAGTTGGTTCAGGTTAGGCACGCAGCACCTCCACGCTCAGATCGCTGATGCGCACCACCAGGCTGAAGGGGCCTGCCTCGGCCTGCACCACGATGTCCAGATCGAGCTGGTTCAACTGCGGCTGGCTGGCGCTCACCTCGGCGCTCAGGATGCGCGGGTCAGCCTCGAGGGCATTTGTTGCCCGCACCTCGATCTCAAATAGCGTCTCGGGGGTGATTTCCCGGTTCAGGAACTGCTTGAGGTCAAGCCGGTACTCGGGGGCATAAAACAGGCTCCCGGGCGGGGTAATGAGGCAGCGGGCCGCCGCCTCGGCCAGATTATCCAGTCCGCTTTTGATCGTCCAGGATAGGTCGGGAAATACCGATAGATCGGTGCCAAAATCCGCCATTACTGCACCCCTTTCACTTTGCTGGAGCCGCCAGATTGCACGGTGCCGGTGGTGGGCACATTTGCAACCGGGGTGGTGTTAAAAACAAATGTCAGCGGCTGACCCTGGAGCAGCACGCTGGAGCCCCCAGAGCCCCCCAATTCCACCAGCGGCGCGTTCACCGTTATCTTGACGCTGGCGGTCAGTTGTACCTCCCGGAGCCCCTCGCCCCGCCACAGGTCGCAGTAGCGCAGCTCGGGATCGCCCTGGTGAAAGCCCACCAGCACCCGGGCCCCCGGCGAGACCTTAACGCTGACCCCGGGCAGGCCCAGCCAGATGGGCACCCGGGTCAGGGCGCCCAGGCGGGGATCGTCCACCTGCACATCCACGTGCATGTCGCCATAATCCTTCAGTACGCTCCCCGGATACAAAGCCAGGTAGTCCAGGTGGGCGGGGCGGGCCAGTTGTTTGATGGCTTTGGTGAGTCGTTCTTGCATCTAGCCTCCCACATACACTGCCGTTCGCAGTTTAGCCCCGATCTGGTGAATCACCCGCTCCACCCGGCCCAACTCCCGGACCTGGCCGTCCCAGAGGCCCTTGAGCACGACTCCGGGCCGGAGCGCAGGCATCGGTAGTAGTGAAAACCAGCCCCGCTGGGGGGCGGCATCAGCCACCACCGCCCCC containing:
- a CDS encoding baseplate J/gp47 family protein, whose amino-acid sequence is MPNLNQLLQPRSRDQVLAALIAFLQAKGYPPTDWVEGSVQRTLVELQAAGIADLEALRLQIAKSGFLDFAEGDYLDLLGQSAYGLSRKQATFARQKFTLTAQTGFGPYSIQPGQLWVGDAQGLRFNNLSGGTLPLGGTLELEFRAERPGAAYNLPLGSATVMFTPLPGVSVSNTEILEAAIDTETDSAYRARCRLRWGELGFGATRAAYESWALSSDPSITKARVLDNNPRGQGTVDVVIWGEGGLGAGAIAAADAYIQARKPLTANVQVYAASQINIALNATIRLRAGQLAQVQADVAASLAAFQRGLPIGATVYRSALIEALFVGNVLDVALTSPSSDQTLTAVQTANISLTATYLEV